A genomic segment from Streptomyces sp. NBC_00459 encodes:
- a CDS encoding UDP-N-acetylmuramate dehydrogenase produces the protein MQEIHDAPLAPLTTFRLGGPADRLITATTDAEVVAAVREADDSGTPLLVIGGGSNLVIGDKGFAGTALRIATTGVDLDGTELELAAGEVWTDAVARTVEAGLAGIECLAGIPGSAGATPIQNVGAYGQEVSSTITEVVAYDRVTRETVTIAGPDCAFSYRHSRFKADPERHVVLRVRFALEDANGLSAPLKYAETARALGVEPGERVALDAARETVLKLRAGKGMVLDPEDHDTWSAGSFFTNPILTDAEFAAFHARVAERLGTDAVPPAYPAGEGRTKTSAAWLIDKAGFTKGYGTGPARISTKHTLALTNRGRATTEDLLALAREVVTGVRDAFGVTLVNEPVTVGVSL, from the coding sequence GTGCAGGAAATCCACGACGCGCCCCTCGCCCCGCTGACCACCTTCCGGCTCGGAGGTCCCGCGGACCGGCTGATCACGGCGACGACCGACGCCGAGGTCGTCGCCGCCGTCCGCGAGGCCGACGACTCCGGAACCCCGCTGCTGGTCATCGGCGGCGGCTCGAACCTGGTCATCGGCGACAAGGGGTTCGCGGGCACGGCTCTGCGGATCGCCACGACCGGCGTCGACCTCGACGGCACGGAGCTGGAGCTGGCCGCCGGCGAGGTGTGGACCGACGCCGTCGCGCGCACGGTCGAGGCTGGGCTCGCCGGGATCGAGTGCCTCGCCGGAATCCCTGGTTCGGCGGGTGCGACACCCATCCAGAACGTGGGTGCGTACGGGCAGGAGGTGTCCTCGACGATCACCGAGGTCGTCGCCTACGACCGGGTCACCCGCGAGACGGTCACCATCGCGGGCCCCGACTGCGCCTTCTCGTACCGCCACAGCCGTTTCAAGGCGGACCCCGAGCGCCATGTCGTCCTGCGCGTCCGCTTCGCCCTGGAGGACGCGAACGGGCTGTCGGCGCCCCTGAAGTACGCCGAGACGGCCCGCGCCCTCGGTGTCGAGCCCGGCGAGCGGGTGGCGCTGGACGCGGCCCGCGAGACCGTGCTGAAGCTGCGCGCGGGGAAGGGCATGGTCCTGGACCCCGAGGACCACGACACCTGGTCCGCCGGGTCCTTCTTCACCAACCCGATCCTCACGGACGCCGAGTTCGCCGCGTTCCACGCGCGCGTGGCGGAGCGGCTCGGCACCGATGCCGTACCGCCCGCCTACCCGGCAGGAGAGGGCCGCACCAAGACCTCGGCGGCCTGGCTGATCGACAAGGCCGGCTTCACCAAGGGGTACGGCACCGGACCCGCCCGAATCTCCACCAAGCACACCCTGGCCCTCACCAACCGCGGCCGGGCCACCACGGAGGACCTGCTCGCCCTCGCCCGCGAGGTCGTCACCGGGGTCCGGGACGCCTTCGGGGTCACCCTCGTCAACGAACCGGTGACGGTCGGCGTCAGCCTCTAG